One Ricinus communis isolate WT05 ecotype wild-type chromosome 7, ASM1957865v1, whole genome shotgun sequence genomic region harbors:
- the LOC8277698 gene encoding cysteine-rich repeat secretory protein 38 has translation MSSSFFYLLIAFALLVQTVYGDDPLFHFCSSSENFTANGPYESNLNKLAGNLYFQVPKEGFGFGSSGRDPDQAYGLALCRGDVSSSDCKTCVVEASSEIRKRCPTNKAAIIWYDNCLYKYSDKKFFGQIDNRNKFYMWNVRVVNDSAEFNQKTKELLSELASQAYVTSKLYATGESDKLGKSNKLYGLVQCTRDLSSGDCRKCLDGIITELPSCCDGKEGGRVVSGSCNFRYEIYPFVNA, from the coding sequence ATGTCTTCCTCCTTTTTCTATCTACTCATAGCCTTTGCTCTCCTTGTCCAAACTGTTTATGGAGATGACCCACTCTTCCATTTCTGTTCAAGCTCTGAAAACTTCACTGCCAATGGCCCTTACGAATCCAACCTAAACAAACTTGCTGGAAATCTCTACTTTCAAGTTCCTAAAGAAGGGTTTGGTTTTGGCTCGTCAGGCCGAGACCCAGATCAAGCTTATGGACTTGCTCTTTGTAGAGGAGATGTCTCATCCTCAGATTGCAAAACCTGTGTTGTGGAAGCAAGCAGTGAGATCCGCAAGCGGTGTCCAACCAACAAAGCAGCAATCATTTGGTATGATAATTGCCTTTACAAGTACTCtgataagaaattttttggccaaattgatAACAGAAATAAGTTTTACATGTGGAACGTGAGAGTTGTAAATGACTCGGCCGAATTTAATCAGAAGACTAAGGAGTTGTTGAGTGAACTGGCCAGCCAAGCATATGTTACATCCAAACTGTATGCAACAGGAGAGTCAGATAAGCTTGGAAAATCAAATAAGCTTTACGGGTTGGTTCAGTGCACTAGAGATCTCTCCAGTGGAGATTGCAGGAAATGTCTTGATGGTATCATAACTGAACTTCCTAGTTGCTGTGATGGGAAAGAAGGTGGTAGGGTTGTTAGTGGAAGTTGTAATTTTAGGTATGAGATTTATCCCTTTGTCAATGCCTAG